The following coding sequences are from one Mycobacterium bourgelatii window:
- a CDS encoding vWA domain-containing protein, which yields MTFQPVLPWAIFAVVVGALVLGRLVALRQLLWTNDTARRGRVVLRWGGVTLAVLLLLAATTRPALRHNEIRRGTAAAGANLNVFLVVDRSADSGVADYGGTREQRIAGMRADIEAVLKRYPAARYALVAVGSRAVLEWPLSEDVWSLRPTVAALSTYQNEPDAGSDVNNGAAGDVLRYQLAQAVQHYPGSRNAVLYFGSGAPGSRAPQHIFDVTQGRVDGGAVLGYGRSEAIDEPELRQAATDLGVPYLHRDPGQPFQPDLPDSPDGTRIEAAAAQRIELYWLPALLAAGLLLIEIYFSVREFRRGRIARRDLAR from the coding sequence ATGACGTTTCAACCGGTCTTGCCCTGGGCGATCTTCGCCGTCGTCGTCGGCGCGCTCGTCCTGGGGCGTCTGGTGGCGCTGCGGCAGCTGCTGTGGACGAATGACACCGCGCGTCGAGGGCGCGTTGTGCTGCGGTGGGGCGGGGTGACTCTGGCGGTGCTGCTGCTCCTCGCCGCGACCACCCGTCCAGCACTGCGGCACAACGAAATTCGTCGGGGAACGGCGGCGGCCGGTGCGAATCTCAACGTGTTCCTCGTCGTCGACCGGTCGGCCGACTCGGGCGTCGCAGACTATGGGGGCACCCGGGAACAGCGCATCGCGGGGATGCGCGCCGACATCGAAGCCGTGCTGAAGCGGTACCCCGCTGCGCGGTACGCGCTCGTCGCCGTCGGCTCGCGAGCCGTGCTGGAATGGCCGCTGTCCGAGGATGTCTGGAGTCTGCGCCCGACCGTTGCCGCGCTTAGCACCTATCAGAACGAGCCCGATGCGGGGTCGGACGTCAACAACGGTGCGGCGGGGGATGTGTTGCGGTATCAGCTGGCCCAGGCCGTGCAGCACTATCCGGGATCACGGAATGCGGTGCTGTACTTCGGTTCCGGTGCGCCCGGTTCGCGCGCGCCGCAGCACATCTTCGACGTCACGCAGGGGCGAGTGGACGGGGGAGCGGTGCTGGGCTACGGCCGCAGCGAGGCGATCGACGAACCCGAATTGCGGCAAGCCGCAACAGACCTCGGCGTGCCCTACCTACACCGGGATCCGGGTCAGCCCTTCCAGCCGGACCTGCCCGACAGCCCGGACGGCACCAGGATCGAGGCGGCGGCCGCGCAACGCATCGAGCTGTACTGGCTGCCCGCGCTGCTCGCGGCGGGACTGCTGCTTATCGAGATCTACTTCTCGGTGCGGGAGTTCCGACGCGGCCGCATCGCTCGACGGGACTTGGCACGATGA
- a CDS encoding acyl-CoA synthetase, whose protein sequence is MTDALNAIRDSVREKLERVTEAGRAVKRLVDRGIVDLSDPKSFIQAAKLTPVYGPQATMTIIGGQKYASLPAFVDERGTLTYKQVDDQSWALARGLQSMGVSQGSVIALLCRDHRGLVITMAACGKLGARMVLMNTGFAKPQFAQVCEREHVTVVMHDSEFIGLLDALPADMPRVLTWVDEGAELPEGAKTLEDLVAANPSAPLPPPTKAGGSVILTSGTTGLPKGAPRNKVSPLATAQIVDRIPFPRKGTMVIVSPIFHSTGWATYTVGAALGNKVVTSRRFKPENTLKMIADHKADMLVAVPTMMHRIVELGPDIINKYDTSSLKVILVAGSALSPDLSNRVQDTFGDVLYNMYGSTECAIASIATPDELRAAPGTAGRPPLTCHIVLYDDNDRRIEGPNRRGRIFVNNGAKFEGYTDGRNKQIIDGYMSSGDMGHIDENGLLFVDGRDDDMIVSGGENVFPQEVENLLEERDDVAEVAVVGVDDVEFGKRLRAYIVPEPGAKTDPAEIQQYVKNNLARHKVPRDVIFIDELPRNATGKLLRRVLVEMDVKQPDNVEEPSTPQPS, encoded by the coding sequence ATGACCGATGCACTGAACGCTATCCGGGACAGTGTTCGGGAAAAGCTGGAGCGCGTCACCGAGGCGGGACGCGCGGTCAAGCGACTCGTCGACCGGGGCATCGTCGACCTCAGCGACCCGAAATCGTTCATTCAAGCCGCCAAGCTGACGCCCGTCTACGGCCCCCAAGCCACCATGACCATCATTGGCGGCCAGAAGTATGCTTCCCTGCCGGCGTTCGTCGACGAACGCGGGACTTTGACATACAAGCAGGTCGACGACCAGTCGTGGGCGTTGGCGCGGGGACTGCAGTCCATGGGCGTCTCCCAGGGGTCCGTCATCGCGCTGCTGTGTCGCGATCACCGAGGCCTGGTCATCACGATGGCCGCGTGCGGCAAGCTCGGTGCCCGCATGGTGCTGATGAACACGGGCTTCGCCAAGCCGCAGTTCGCCCAAGTGTGCGAACGCGAGCACGTCACCGTGGTCATGCATGACAGTGAGTTCATCGGCCTGCTCGACGCGTTGCCCGCCGACATGCCGCGGGTACTGACCTGGGTGGACGAGGGCGCAGAGTTGCCCGAGGGCGCGAAGACCCTGGAAGACCTCGTCGCCGCGAATCCGTCCGCGCCCCTGCCCCCACCGACCAAAGCGGGCGGATCCGTCATCCTGACCAGCGGCACCACCGGACTGCCCAAGGGTGCGCCGCGCAACAAGGTATCCCCGTTGGCGACGGCACAGATCGTCGACCGAATCCCGTTCCCCCGCAAGGGAACCATGGTGATCGTCTCGCCTATCTTCCACAGCACCGGCTGGGCCACCTACACGGTCGGCGCCGCACTGGGCAACAAGGTGGTGACCTCCCGCCGCTTCAAGCCGGAGAACACCTTGAAAATGATCGCCGACCACAAGGCCGACATGCTGGTCGCGGTACCGACGATGATGCACCGGATCGTGGAGCTTGGCCCCGACATCATCAACAAGTACGACACCTCGTCTTTGAAGGTCATCCTGGTCGCCGGCTCCGCGCTCAGCCCCGACCTGTCCAACAGGGTGCAGGACACATTCGGGGATGTGCTCTACAACATGTACGGCTCCACCGAGTGCGCCATCGCCAGCATCGCCACCCCCGACGAGCTGCGCGCCGCGCCGGGTACCGCCGGGCGGCCCCCGTTGACCTGCCACATCGTGTTGTACGACGACAACGACCGACGCATCGAGGGCCCGAACCGGCGCGGCCGCATCTTCGTCAACAACGGTGCGAAGTTCGAGGGCTACACCGACGGCCGCAACAAGCAGATCATCGACGGTTACATGTCCAGCGGCGACATGGGCCACATCGACGAGAACGGCCTGCTGTTCGTGGACGGCCGCGACGACGACATGATCGTCTCCGGCGGTGAGAACGTCTTTCCGCAAGAGGTGGAGAACCTGCTCGAGGAGCGGGACGACGTCGCCGAGGTCGCGGTGGTGGGCGTCGACGACGTCGAGTTCGGAAAGCGGTTGCGCGCCTACATCGTTCCCGAGCCGGGTGCGAAGACGGACCCGGCAGAGATCCAGCAGTACGTGAAGAACAACCTCGCCCGCCACAAGGTGCCGCGCGACGTGATCTTCATCGACGAACTTCCCCGCAACGCAACCGGCAAGCTGCTACGGCGGGTGCTGGTCGAGATGGACGTCAAGCAGCCGGACAACGTCGAGGAGCCCAGCACACCGCAGCCCAGCTAG